The window CAACATTGATGGCTTGGCATGAACTAGCCTAACTGTAACATTAACAAACGCAAGGTCACCCACAGCCACGACTGTTGACCATGAACGGTCGTTCAATATGCCCAACATgttctttttgtcatttttcgAATATCTGCTGTGCCTCGAAAGGCTGTTTCGCTTGGCAATGAATTCTCATATTTACTCATACTCTTTCAGAGTCACTGTGATGGCACTTAAATCGATGCGTTTCATGTCAAGATCTTGGCCCGTCAGATGTGGACTTATTGGAATCGCTCAATCACAGATCGCCCTCTATCATGGAGGAGGGACAGCCGGGAAGGCATCAAACACGCTTGTGGTTGACCTACGCAGTGACACTGTTACTCTCCCTAATAAAGCCATGAGGGATGCTATGCACAGTGCTGATGTAGGTGACGATGTGTACGGGGAAGATCCATCTATCAATAGTAAGTGGAACATGGTGATACAGATTTTACAAATGTAGTAGGCCCTATTCTGCTTTAAAGTTTTCTAACTCAATTTAAAAGGGTCATGGGTTCAAGCATGATCCAAGCCCTCTTCTAGACAAGGATTTGAATTGCCCTGGTTCATTAATCCCACTTGAGTGGTAAACTACATTGTATGATAGAATATTATTGTTAAGTTTTTtcgtaaattttattttcagatctCCAGGAGAAAGTAGCCAAACTATTCAACAAAGAAGCTGCCCTTTTTGTGCCAACTGGGACAATGGGAAATCTTATATCATGTAAGTGACGGGTACTTTCCTTTTGAAGACCCCTACCCCCCATGAGATTATCTACTCTATTCACATGTACATCCTCTTCAAAAAAAAAGAGACCATGTAGACCTACATGGTTTGGCTGGGAAGGCATTCTGGATCATTGAAATGACTTTATAAGTGTTAAATACCACTGTTTCAACTTTCTTCAATGCATTTTTCAGGTATGATTCATTGTAATCAGAGAGGACTTGAATGTATACTTGGAGATAAGTCACACATATTCCTGTATGAGCAGGGTGGAATAGCACAGGTTAGTAGTCATAAAACTGGTATTTtggcattttgacattttgccaTCGCCAACATGGTGACATATCCTCCAGTTAACCCTATATTAAAGTTGATAATAAATGCCAGCAGTCGCTCACGTGTCTGGCATGACTCATGCCTTTAATTACATGCAGACTTGAATACAATCTTACCTGGTAAAAATTGTCACATTTCTCTTGTTTTGAGTGGTAAAAATGTAAACCATATGGGTCGATggtagcaaaagggttaattagcatgaaatgaaatggaattAGACTGCATAAAGTGTAATCAAGATTTTAATGCTTTGTATTATTTATTCATTGTTTATTAAAGTGACATctgcatgtatatgtattgATGTTTGTTTTTGTGAGTTATTTCAAAATTCTCTTTTGATATTTAAGATTGCTGGAGTGCAGCCCCATGCAATCCCGAACAATCCAGATGGAACGTTTAGTATACACGCCTTGAAATCGAGCATTCGACCACTAAATGATGTTCACCAGCCATTAACCCGCCTTGTTTGTATGGAGAATACGCATAACTTCTGCGGTGGGAAAGTGCTACCATTATCCTTTATGAAAGAGGTCAGTTCTTCTTGATTTATTCTCAATAGTCCAGTTTGAAAAATGCTGGGACCGCACTCTTTGTACCGTAGTGTGGAAGTTGTCCCAAACAGCACAAGAAGAATTTGATCTTTCTGTTGTTAGGGTgcagaaaaatggaaaaaaatctttgatttAAATTTACACTTTGAAACGCAATATATTGCCCTTCCTGTTTGATAAATAACGACTTCACAAATGCTGATTTGTTCCTCCAGGTCTTCTCAAAGTGCTATTTTGAATTTTCAGGTCTATGAAAGCTCAAAGGCGGCAGATCTCGTTGTCCATATGGACGGAGCTAGATTAATGAATTCTGCGGTTGCTATGGATCTTCCCCCATCAGAAATCCTTCAGTACTGTGATTCTGTTAACATGTGCTTCTCAAAGGTAACTGAATTTCTTTGAGCAACTAGAAAGTCTTTAGAAAAAAGGTCAGCTTACCTCACTTGAAAAGGAGTTCTTGATGTGAAACGAGTAGATTAGCTGCTTCAATGGTTAGATTCATTATGgcactgattgatgttgtcttATCTAAGCTATTTTTGCTCTCTTCTTTGacacaatgaatatttcacaaCTTCCTGATATGTTCTTTCAGGGACTTGGGGCTCCTGTTGGTTCTGTGATAGCAGGAAAAAGTGAATTTATTGAAAGGTAAGAACCTTTTTCTAGATGTTCCTTGACCATAATAGGAAGGTTGAACTCTGTCCTCACTCTCACTCTTGAGGTGATTCCCTGTGAGACTGTAATGTACAGATTGGTTGTAGTGTTCAGATTAAAATTTCGACAATTTAATACTCTGTCAAGCTGCCACTCTCTTCATGTTATGAACTTTGATCTGTTTCCAGCGCAGTGAGAGTGCGGAAGGTGCTAGGAGGAGGGATGAGGCAAGCTGGGATACTAGCTGCTGCGTCATCTGTGGCGCTGGACCAGGCACAAACGACACTCACTGCGGACCACAGACATGCTAAGATGTTAGCTGCAGGTGAGTCAGTCGGAAACTTCTGTACACCTTTGAATTATAGTTCACAAAAACACATTCTGTACTCCTGTAAATCTTTTGTGTCATGACATACGGCAAACTTCTTTACACCCCCATGAATTATGACACGAATTTCCTTACGCCTGTTTATCATGAcacaatcaaattcaaattataacACCTGCAGGTTGTTAAACTTGATAGGGAGTATCTATACACCTCATCTTCTATACGAAAATCAAGACACTTTCCTTCTACACATGCATCCCGTTTGTATTTCAGAATTGAGTTCCATTGATAATGGTGTGGTCAAAGTGAACCTTGATGGTATTCATACCAACATAGTCATGATTGATGTAACCAAGCACACCCTAACTGCTGCTCAACTAAGCACCAGATTAATGCAGGTATGTAGTTCATCAGGGAGAATATTAGTGCAGAGTGTAGATCCTCAAACTTCATATTTATTTTTACATCTCATCTATTAAAAACCTTGATAGCCTTGACCAGCATCCCTGGAAGTCACTCTAAACATTGTTTGCGACTGGATTTCAACTCCTATTGACCATTATATCaattcaaagctaaagatagtTTCTGGCTGGTTGTTTTTAAATTTTGCATGAGCGTTCTCGACGGTTCTGACAAACGTGGGCTGTTTCAATTGTTTTGTGCTTTATTTTCGTCTTTCCCTGTATAATGACAGTGCCCCCTTTATTCAGGTTACAGAACAAGAAAAGTTGGACCTCAAGGACAGTATAGTGGTGAAGACTTTAGCTTTTGGATACAAATTATTGCGATATGTGACAAATTACAATGTAACAGAAGAAGACATTCATCATGCTGCAAGAAAATTCAAATACGTTTTGCAGGAATATTCTTGAGTTTGTGACTAATTATTTGAACATATTGGTTGATTTGTTTCAAAGTGGTGAAACACACTCTTCCAATTGTGTTTAGCGGCATGTATGAACCTTATTCTGATTTtcagccccccccccgtacGCAAAGAATGGTTAAAATGTAAATATACACAACTGACTGCCCAAATTCTTGACAATACCTCCCTCTCCCACAG is drawn from Lineus longissimus chromosome 1, tnLinLong1.2, whole genome shotgun sequence and contains these coding sequences:
- the LOC135493114 gene encoding uncharacterized protein LOC135493114; the encoded protein is MALKSMRFMSRSWPVRCGLIGIAQSQIALYHGGGTAGKASNTLVVDLRSDTVTLPNKAMRDAMHSADVGDDVYGEDPSINNLQEKVAKLFNKEAALFVPTGTMGNLISCMIHCNQRGLECILGDKSHIFLYEQGGIAQIAGVQPHAIPNNPDGTFSIHALKSSIRPLNDVHQPLTRLVCMENTHNFCGGKVLPLSFMKEVYESSKAADLVVHMDGARLMNSAVAMDLPPSEILQYCDSVNMCFSKGLGAPVGSVIAGKSEFIESAVRVRKVLGGGMRQAGILAAASSVALDQAQTTLTADHRHAKMLAAELSSIDNGVVKVNLDGIHTNIVMIDVTKHTLTAAQLSTRLMQVTEQEKLDLKDSIVVKTLAFGYKLLRYVTNYNVTEEDIHHAARKFKYVLQEYS